The DNA sequence tctgaaTTCCTGAAACAATTTCCGAGTCTCACAGATTGTGAAGATACCCACAAAAGACACAAGCTAAATTCCAAAACTCCTTTTGTTTGCCCcaatttatcatcatcatcatcttcttctttctttgctAACCCTAACTTAGTGCACTTCAATTTTTACCCACTCTCAAACCCTAGCTATTCAGACCCATGATCCATTTCATCTGAATTCACCATCATGCTGCTTCCATTTGAGTCCACTACAGTCAAGTAAGTTCAACACCCCTTCCCACATTACCAAAGTTCATTCCTTTACtctttcatcatcatcatcttcttcagTACTTTGTTTTTGCtagcttttttttattttaattttcttggatAATGTTGGAATCAGGTGCATGTGCGTTATTTGAGAGGGAAGAGGAGAGGCATGGAAGGGGGTGACCGTGGGCTTCTCCTAGCTTGCGTGATTTCGGGGACCCTCTTCTCAGTTTTGGGGTTagcttcatttttgatactatGGGCTGTTAACTGGAGGCCCTGGCGAATTTATAGGTAATCCAGTTGAAATTGTTGGTTAAAGAAGGATTTTTTATATGCTTAATTAGCCTATTTGTGGTCTTGATAATTCATTTATGGCTCAAGATTGAGTCTTTCTCCCAAAATGCTGTTGAATTGTGATATGCCATATGATTGCTATTTTAGTGTTACTTGCTTAGAAACAGTTGAAAAGTTTACTGACATTGGATGCTGAGTGTTGTCTTCTCCAATTGCCCAATAAGTATGATATTCTTGGCTACATTTGTTAAACAATTAGATCATTTAGGAAGCAGACATAAATTACGACCATTTGGCGCAGACTTCTAATCGCATGAAGGTTTTTATCTGGGTTTTAGTAATCCGGAGGGGGAATTAATAGTTTGTTGCTTCCCAATTCTAAAATGCTCTGCTGTATTTTCAGTTATGCTTCTTTTAAGTTACTTTTTGTGGGGTTCTATTTTTGTAAAGTTTCACATCAGTTATTGATCGTGTTGAGAGTAGAGGTACTACGGACAGAATGGATGCAAAATGTAAGATGAGCTGCTTTAAATTCTGAAGTTTCAATGTCATATACTTGTGGTTATATTAGAGGAAAACCTTTTGTATTCAATAACATATTACACTAAATCAGATGCTTATCCAAATTTCCTTTCATTTATTTGTATAAGGAAAAGATTATCCTGCACACTTTTGGAGATTTCATATAAGACTTCTATGTGTTGGTTTATCATTTAATCACATTGTGCATACATGGTAACCCAAATTAAGGAATATCATATTATACATTTGAGATTTTAAACATTATTGTTGTCATATTTACTTCTTTATTGGAATGTTAGCCTTAGAACAATGACAATGTACAACATGGTGATCAAGTATCTAGTTATAGTATCAACTTCCTCCTTCATGGAAGGTATGCCCTGTAAGGATCCAGGCTTGTAGACTGAGCTGCTATTTCATTCACTTCTGTACCTGAGATAGGAATGCTCAAAAAATTGAATATCTTATCCCTTTTCCAATTTAATCTTCTTTTCTGTTATCTTTTTGCTTATATATTATTTGAAATTTGTAGTTTACATTGATAGTAGTTGATGTAAGTGGAACATAAGAATAAATACAGATTGAGGTATCTATTCCGAGTTGTATCTCTCTAGATATccaaggtttgaatacttttAATTGGTATCTGCTACCACTTTGAGAAACTGAGTAATTATAACTCTTCTTTCACATGATCTATATGatattctttttaaatatttattgcaACCACACGATGGCAACTGGGTAATTGAAcatgaaaaatgtcatttctcTGGCTCTCTTGATTGACCAAGTGGTGAACCGAAACATTATACAGATTTTGATTGGTAGGAATCTAATACCAGTTCCAGAAACCAGATAAGCTATAACTCTTCTTTGATGTGATGATTTATGTGATCTCTTTTTGAAATATTGTTTGCAACCATGGGATAAGAACAGGACAATTGAACATAGGTTCAAGTTTTGATCCACCTTTGAGTCTTTCTTTGTCATCTTATATCATACATTGTTTGAGAAGAAATGCAAGTCCTTTTGTATGGGATTAACCTATGCTATTTAAGTATCCTGAAGTTGTTTATATCTGTTATTTCTTTGTTTCTGTTTCCAGTTGGATCTTTGCTCGGAAATGGCCGAATATCCTGCACGGTCCTCAGCTGCATTTGCTCTGTGGCTTCCTGAATCTTTTGGCATGGGTGGTTGTTGTTTCTCCAATTCTGGTGCTTATCATTTGGGGATCCTGGTTAATTGCAATACTGGGTCGAGATCTGATTGGTTTGGCCGTAATTATGGCTGGCACAGCTCTTCTCTTGGCATTTTATTCAATTATGCTCTGGTGGAGAACCCAGTGGCAAAGTTCAAGTATGTATTTGCTGGCCAATTTGTTATATTACCAAACTATACTTTGTGTTTTGTTCACAACTTATGGCTTGTATGTTCTATTTAATGTACCATTCTACACTCTGAAAGTTAGTCAGAGGCTTTTGTTGCATTACTCTGGTCGATTCTTTCCCAGGGGTGATCTCTCACCAACTAGACATATTGACAGCTGTTGGTGAACAATTGGAACCAAACAAACAAGCTTGGCAGTGGAATATTAATATGATTATGCCACAATGGGTAGTATCACATTAAAATGTTAGGGtttaaatgaaaagaaaagtatgGGATTTCTATTAGAAAACAAGGAATATACAATATTAGATTGATGAAGAACATCAGAAATCATTCAAGTATCGATATGTCTAGTTCTGTGACTGAACATGGCTTTTTGTTATAGTGTGTCAAAGTCATATATCTGTTGATAGATAGCAATAACGTTAGATTGAGCAAGTCTTTCATTTAATCCTACATAAAATATGCAAAGAACAAACAATAGGGAGTTTTGCAATTTTTCTCTAATCTACACTTATAATTTCTTTGGGAATGTTACTCGTGCTTTAATTTCTCTAATCTACTCTTATAGTTAGTTTCATCTTCATTTTGGATATAAATATAATCATAGCTCATGTCCATATTTTCCTTTGACAGGAGCTGTAGCCATTCTCCTCCTCCTAGCTGTTACTCTTCTCTGTGCGTATGAACTTTGTGCCGTGTATGTTACAACTGGTCCACGAGCATCTGACCGTTATTCTCCTTCTGGCTTCTTTTTTGGAGTTTCAGCAATTACTTTAGCTATCAACATGCTATTTATTTGCAGAATGGTGTTTAATGGTATGCTTTTGAGTCATTTTGTTCATTTAGAAGTGATTATCCTTATTATATGCCTTGATTGTATAGATATTGCATGCTGGtgttcatttattttataaatgatttgATTCCATTTGTTTTAAGTTTCATTAAGTGGAAATCTTACCAGGTTTATTATTTGTAGGTAATGGCTTGGATGTGGATGAGTATGTAAGAAGGGCATACAAATTTGCTTATTCTGATCAAATTGAATTGGGTCCTGTGACATCTTTACCTGAACCACCGGACCCAAATGAGTTATATCCTCGACAATCGAGAAGGTATGCTTTAGTTCTTGCTCTCACTTTTGACTATCCTAGTGGAGACAAAGTAATTTTCAATGTTTTTCTCTGTCTTGACAGGGCTTCCCATCTTGTACTTCTCTATGTTGGCTCACTTTTTGTTCTGCTAGTATATTCCATTTTATATGGCCTAACAGCAAAAGAGGCAAACTGGCTTGGAGCAGTTACATCAGTTGCTGTTATTATTCTAGGTAATTTAATCAGTTCTATTATTAGTTCTATCTATTTCTTTAGATGTTTCTTCTGTAGTTATTagattgatttatttaattcattccttttcttttctattgTTTCCATGTAGACTGGAATTTGGGAGCTTGCATGTATGGTTTTCAACTTCTTGACAGTCGTGTTGCAGCACTATTTATTGCTGGAACGTCCCGCGTGTTTCTTATTTGTTTTGGAGTGCAATACTGGTTAGTGCCTTAAATTGAAACATATAACCATTTATCCGAATTGCATGTAGTGTGGTTTATTGATGTTGAATGTTGCTTCTCCCTGTTCATAGGTATATAGGGCACTGTATCAGTTATGCCGTTATGGCTACTGTGCTTCTAGGGGCTGTTGTTTCTCGTCATTTATCAGTGAAAAATCCATTGGCTGCGAGGAGAGATGCCTTACAAAGCACTGTGGTTCGCTTGAGAGAAGGATTTCGTAAGAAGGAGCATAATAGTTCATCTAGCTTCTCTGAAGGCTGTGGGTCAAGTATGAAACGGAGTAGCAGTGTTGAAGCTAGTAATCTTGGTAATGTCATTGAAGCTAACAGAGGTTTGGCTGCAGCCGATACATGCAATTGGAATAATGCCCCATCTCAAACTGCCAGTTTGCCAGATGGAATAAATAGTGACAAGAGCATAGATAGTGGCAGGTCAAGTTTAGCAATACGTAGCAGCTCATGTCGCTCAGCTGTTCAAGAGGCTGAGGCTGGAACGTCTTGTGATGATAGAACTTTGGATCCCAATAATTCCATGGTGGTTTGTTCAAGTAGTGGTGTTGATAGCCAAGGGAATGAATCTAGCACATCAAACTCTGCAAATCAGCAAACATTAGAATTGAACTTAGCTCTTGCTTTCCAAGAAAGGTTGAGTGACCCTAGGTTTGCAACTATGCTTAAAAGAAGTACAAGACAAGGTGATCGGGAGTTGAGTACTCTATTACAAGATAAAGGCTTGGATCCAAATTTTGCTATGATGTTGAAAGAGAAAAGTTTAGAATTAGATCCAACTATTCTCGCATTATTACAGAGGGGTAGTCTTGACGCAGATAGAGATCATCGTGACAATACTGATAATGCCAGTGTTGGCAATGCCGTGCCTAATCAAATTTCATTTTCTGAAGAACTGAGGTTGCATGGGCTTGAAAAGTGGCTTCAGTTGTGCAGACTTGTATTGCATCACATTACGGGTTCTCCAGAGCGAGCATGGGTTCTGTTCAGTCTTATCTTCATAGTTGAAACAACCATTATTGGTGTATTTCGTCCAAAAACAGTCAAATTCGTTAATGGAACCCACCAGCAGGTAAGTCTCGAGTCTCTTCCCAGAATAATTCCATTTTGGAAGCTTAATTTCTGTTTTCTTTATTAAAGTTATTTTGGGTTGCTACTTGTGTAAACATAGCTGTGAATTTATTTTCTCATCTTGATGTGTTTGGAATCACTATTGCATGCAGTTTGAGTTTGGCTTGGCTGTGCTTCTGTTGTCTCCGGTGATATGTTCAATTATGGCTTTCCTTCGATCACTTACTGCAGAAGAAATGGCCATGACTTCAAAACCACGGAAGGTATGGACTTTATATTGAATTACATGCAAATGCatctacaaaaaaaaattaatatggaATCATTCAGCTTATCTTCATATTACGTGTTAATGATGAATTTGTTTGAAGTTTAAGTATGTAATTAATGTATATTCTCTTGGATTTCTGTTTATGTTTCTAATTTGCTATTCCAGTATGGTATTATTGCTTGGCTGTTCAGCACTTGTGTTGGATTGCTGCTCTCTTTCTTGAGGTAATCGCTATGGTTTTTCAAAGTCATTCATAAGTTTTAGTTTTATCGTAATTTTGCCAAAGTTGTATTGGAGTACCTGGCATAGTTACCTGTGTATCTTTTGTGCAGCAAATCGTCTGTTCTCCTTGGATTGTCTTTGACTGTGCCTCTAATGGTGGCATGCCTTTCTATTGCAATTCCTATATGGATACGTAATGGTTACAAGTTCTGGGTTCCCCGAGTGAATTGTACGGGAAGTGTTGGAAATGATCGCATTTCTGGTACAAAGGAGGTTAGTTCTACCTACCAAGGGTGTCTTTCTGGTTGCTACTTAGTTGGTTGAGGTGGTTGACCATGACTCCTCCAGTTACCCaacacacaaataaaaaatggtTTTGGCTTGACAtccaccaaaaaaaaaaaaaaaggaatttaTCAGATCAGTGATGCATATACTTACAATCTATCTTATTAGTAAACCGGGAGGTTCTAATTCATGCAATGCATTGCTTTGGGAGAAGGGTGTGATGCGATGGTTTTTTTTGGGGTTCAAGTAAATTTAATTTGCCAATGCATAATTGTCTATTTCACTTTTACAGGGTATAGTTCTTATTGTTTGTACGTCATTATTCGTTGGATCTGTACTGGCTCTGGGAGCAATAGTTTCTGCAAAGCCTTTAGATGATTTAAGATACAAGGGGTTGAATGATGATCAGAAAAGCTTGACCTCCCCATACACATCTTCTGTTTTTCTTGGGTGGGCAATGGCATCTGCTATTGGTTTAGTTGTTACTAGCTTGCTTCCAATAATTTCGTGGTTTGCAACCTATCGCTTCTCCCTTTCCTCTGCTATCTTTATTGGATTATTTGcaggtattttttcattttGCATATACATGTTCTCACAAACGAATATATTACCACACATATTTATCATTATCCTAGTGCTgatatctttttttatattttcttttctgattGCAGTTATTCTCGTAGCATTTTGTGGTGTGTCTTACTTGGAAGTTATCAAATCTAAAGATGACCAACTTCCAACGAAGGGTGATTTTTTAGCtgctttacttcctctagtctGCATTCCAGCCTTGCTCTCGCTTACTTGTGGATTGCTTAAGTGGTTAGTAAAACGTTCTTATATTTATCACTGTATCATTATGATTATAAAGAAATGGCTCAAACTCTGCTTTTAGTATGATTGGTGCTGATCCTTTCAAAATGCTATTTATAGGAAGGATGATGGTTGGAGACTTTCTAGAGGTGTATATATCTTTGTTATAATTGGTCTTGTGCTTCTGCTTGGTGCTATAGCAGCTGTTATAGTTTACATCAAACCTTGGACTGTGAGTGCTGTGCCCTTGTTGTAttaatcttcttttttttttcttcccaATGAGTATGACACATATACCTTTTGTGTATTCTTATTCTCCccttcataattttttattaattcattttGGATGCAACTTCTTTCCAATTACTACAGATTGGGGTAGCCTGTCTTTTGGTACTTCTCCTCATGGTATTAGCAATCGGTGCTATCCATCACTGGGcatcaaataatttttatttgagtCGGACACAGATGGTCTTTGTGTGTTTCTTTGCCTTTCTGTTGGCTTTGGCAGCATTTCTTCTTGGATGGTTTGAAGGTGTGTGTGGTTTATAGTATTAGCATCAATAGTTATGTCTTAAGTTAAAACTAGTTGCTTGGCTGCTCAGCTCATAATATTTTCATCCTTGTTTAGGTCAACCTTTTGCTGGAGCATCGGTTGgttatttttcatttctttttcttcttgctgGACGGGCATTGACAGTAAGTTATTCCTTCAAATCTTTCTACCTGTATGATAGGAAGCAAgctattttgaaaatatttgtgcatatttttatttgcttttatggattgtatttctttattttttctgttcAGGTTCTGCTTTCAAATCCCATTGTGGTGTACTCTCCCCGAGTTTTGCCAGTCTATGTGTACGATGCTCATGCAGATTGCGGAAAGAATGTCAGGTTTAGTCATCACTTCTTCGTTAATTCTGATCAGTTATTGTTTCTAAGTTTGTTGgttcaatttattatttatttattttttcatgttATCTAGTTTATTACTTGTATCCACTTCCTGTTTCCACTATTTGCAGTGTGGCCTTTCTCATGCTATATGGGATTGCACTAGCAACTGAAGGTTGGGGTGTTGTTGCCAGTTTAAAGATTTATCCACCCTTTGCTGGTGCTGCTGTATCGGCAGTTACACTCGTTGTTTCATTTGGGTTTGCTGTCTCTCGTCCGTGCCTTACGCTTAAGGTTTGGGAACTAATTGTAACAAAATCTCCTTGCCAGCAATCGCTAATCATTATGTGATAACTTCTCTATTcagaaaaaaatattctaattgTAACCATTTTCTAATTATGTACAGATGATGGAAGATGCTGTACGTTTTCTCAGCAAGGAAACTGTTAATCAGGCAATTGCTAGATCAGCAACAAAGGTGTGTTTGTCAGGACTCTACTGTTTATGCTCACCATTGTTTGGATTGCTTCACAATTTTTCTTCacaattttatgtttttgtatgttggaaaataaatcttaaaattttccATGGTGAGCTAACTGAGATCGTGTGTAATTAATTGCATTATAGACCCGGAATGCTATATCTGGAACTTATTCTGCACCTCAGAGGTCAGCTAGTTCTGCAGCACTTTTGATTGGAGACCCTACTATTATGCGTGATAAGGGAGGAAATTTTGTGCTGCCCAGAGCCGATGTCATGAAATTAAGAGACCGTTTGAGAAATGAAGAATTAGTCGCAGGTTcattttttagtagatttagatATGAAAGGACATTTCGCCATGAGCCAACCAGTGTAGATCACAGAAGAGTGATGTGTGCTCATGCAAGGATCCTGGCTCTAGAAGAGGCCATTGACACCGAATGGGTGTACATGTGGGACAAGTTCGGTGGTTATTTGCTTTTGTTGCTTGGTTTAACATCCAAGGCAGAACAAGCACAGGTAAAAAGAATAAAATGCTGCTTGCTATGGATGGTACCCATTCTTTTATTCATGTGACAACGACAATCCTTTTTCTCTTGTAGGATGAGGTTCGTTTGAGACTCTTTCTAGACAGTATTGGATTTTCTGACTTAAGTgctaagaaaataaaaaagtggATGCCGGAAGATCGTAGGCAGTTTGAAATTATTCAGGACAGGTACTGCCCTGAATATCCAATGATCATTTCAAGTTTTACGGAGTTTTTACTGTCTAAATATACTGTTGTGTTTTATAGTTACATACGAGAAAAGGAGATGGAAGAGGAGATCTTCATGCAGAGACGTGAAGAAGAGGGGAGAGggaaagaaagaaggaaggCCCTGCTTGAAAAAGAGGAAcggaaatggaaggagatagAAGCTTCTCTGCTCTCCACCATTCCTAATGCTAGCAGCAGAGAGGCTGCGGCCATGGTAGCTGCAGTGCGTGCAGTAGGAAGTGATTCTGTTTTGGATGATTCCAAAGCTCGAAAGAGGGTTAAAAGCATTGCACAGAGAATACGTCTTTCGCAGTTAGCACATCGTGCACTACAGGTTCCACACCCGATTTGCTATTACTTAAGAATTTTGATTGTAATTGGTTTGATCATTTCTGATGCTAGTGACCATTTGTTTATATTTACAGACTGGGGTGACAGGTGCCATATGTATTCTTGATGACGAAGCAACTTCAAGTGGCCGGCATTACGGTCCAATTGATTTGAGTCTATGTCAAAGTCAGAAAGTTAGCTTTTCCATAGCAGTGATGATTCAACCTGAGTCTGGTCCTGTCTGTCTTTTGGGCACGGATTTTCAGAAAATGGTTTGCTGGGAAGTTCTTGTGGCTGGTTCTGAACAAGGTATTGAGGCTGGGCAAGTTGGACTCAGATTGATTACTAAACGTGATAGGCAAACAACTGTCACGAAGGAGTGGAGTATTGGTGCAACATGTATTGCAGATGGAAGGTTTGGCCTTTCTCTCTACTTTTATGTTTCATGTATTTCTGGCTTGGAGAAATTCAAGGTTTCATCATTTTTAGCTTACATGTTATTTATGTGTTACTTATCAGTGCAAGTTGTTTTCAGATGTGTCAGAGATTTGCTTGCTTCCTcgtttttttatattagttttttCTTATTGCTTTTGTGATAAGttttccttttttatctttcttaTTGCTGCTTTTGCGATTCTTTTCTCCGAATTAAGATTTTTTGTTTCAGGAATGAGTCAGTTATCCAAAACATTATGgtttcttatctgtttgtatACTTCCGTAACTGAATTTATCTTTTAAAGATTGCTAGCTTGCTATTTTCAGTTTGCAAATCAACAAGTATGACAATAATATATACAGAAGTCCTTTAGGATTGTTAAAATACATGAGATTGTATCAACTAATCTGCTCTTTTCTTAATAGAAGTGTTTAATATGAaatttggatagctctgcactTATGCTTGACACTTGTTTTAATGACAGAGAACTACTGTCTCACTGTCTTTTACatttttgttaataaatatCTTGCAGGTGGCATATCATAGCAATGACAATTGATGCTGATTTAGGTGAAGCAACATGTTATACAGATGGTGGATTCGATGGCTACCAAACTGGATTACCTTTGTGTGTGGGTAGCAGCATTTGGGAACAA is a window from the Arachis stenosperma cultivar V10309 chromosome 3, arast.V10309.gnm1.PFL2, whole genome shotgun sequence genome containing:
- the LOC130967848 gene encoding calpain-type cysteine protease DEK1, with product MEGGDRGLLLACVISGTLFSVLGLASFLILWAVNWRPWRIYSWIFARKWPNILHGPQLHLLCGFLNLLAWVVVVSPILVLIIWGSWLIAILGRDLIGLAVIMAGTALLLAFYSIMLWWRTQWQSSRAVAILLLLAVTLLCAYELCAVYVTTGPRASDRYSPSGFFFGVSAITLAINMLFICRMVFNGNGLDVDEYVRRAYKFAYSDQIELGPVTSLPEPPDPNELYPRQSRRASHLVLLYVGSLFVLLVYSILYGLTAKEANWLGAVTSVAVIILDWNLGACMYGFQLLDSRVAALFIAGTSRVFLICFGVQYWYIGHCISYAVMATVLLGAVVSRHLSVKNPLAARRDALQSTVVRLREGFRKKEHNSSSSFSEGCGSSMKRSSSVEASNLGNVIEANRGLAAADTCNWNNAPSQTASLPDGINSDKSIDSGRSSLAIRSSSCRSAVQEAEAGTSCDDRTLDPNNSMVVCSSSGVDSQGNESSTSNSANQQTLELNLALAFQERLSDPRFATMLKRSTRQGDRELSTLLQDKGLDPNFAMMLKEKSLELDPTILALLQRGSLDADRDHRDNTDNASVGNAVPNQISFSEELRLHGLEKWLQLCRLVLHHITGSPERAWVLFSLIFIVETTIIGVFRPKTVKFVNGTHQQFEFGLAVLLLSPVICSIMAFLRSLTAEEMAMTSKPRKYGIIAWLFSTCVGLLLSFLSKSSVLLGLSLTVPLMVACLSIAIPIWIRNGYKFWVPRVNCTGSVGNDRISGTKEGIVLIVCTSLFVGSVLALGAIVSAKPLDDLRYKGLNDDQKSLTSPYTSSVFLGWAMASAIGLVVTSLLPIISWFATYRFSLSSAIFIGLFAVILVAFCGVSYLEVIKSKDDQLPTKGDFLAALLPLVCIPALLSLTCGLLKWKDDGWRLSRGVYIFVIIGLVLLLGAIAAVIVYIKPWTIGVACLLVLLLMVLAIGAIHHWASNNFYLSRTQMVFVCFFAFLLALAAFLLGWFEGQPFAGASVGYFSFLFLLAGRALTVLLSNPIVVYSPRVLPVYVYDAHADCGKNVSVAFLMLYGIALATEGWGVVASLKIYPPFAGAAVSAVTLVVSFGFAVSRPCLTLKMMEDAVRFLSKETVNQAIARSATKTRNAISGTYSAPQRSASSAALLIGDPTIMRDKGGNFVLPRADVMKLRDRLRNEELVAGSFFSRFRYERTFRHEPTSVDHRRVMCAHARILALEEAIDTEWVYMWDKFGGYLLLLLGLTSKAEQAQDEVRLRLFLDSIGFSDLSAKKIKKWMPEDRRQFEIIQDSYIREKEMEEEIFMQRREEEGRGKERRKALLEKEERKWKEIEASLLSTIPNASSREAAAMVAAVRAVGSDSVLDDSKARKRVKSIAQRIRLSQLAHRALQTGVTGAICILDDEATSSGRHYGPIDLSLCQSQKVSFSIAVMIQPESGPVCLLGTDFQKMVCWEVLVAGSEQGIEAGQVGLRLITKRDRQTTVTKEWSIGATCIADGRWHIIAMTIDADLGEATCYTDGGFDGYQTGLPLCVGSSIWEQGTEVWVGIRPPADIDAFGRSDSEGVESKMHIMDAFLWGRCLTEDEISALYTSIASADFGGLDYPEDNLQWTDSPPRVDGWDSDPADVDLYDRDDVDWDGQYSSGRKRRSDRDGVVVDIDSFSRKYRKPRIETQEEINQRMRSVESAIKEALFARGESRFTDEEFPPNDHSLYVDPENPPAKLQVVSGWLRPGEIVRQNHLDCHPCLFSGAPNPSDVCQGRLGDCWFLSAVAVLTEFSRISEVIITPEYNEEGIYTVRFCVQGEWIPVVVDDWIPCELPGKPAFATSKKGYELWVSILEKAYAKLHGSYEALEGGLVQDALVDLTGGAGEEIDMRSSEAQIDLASGRLWSQLLRFKQEGFLLGAGSPSGSDVHISSSGIVQGHAYSILQIREVDGHKLVQIRNPWANEVEWNGPWSDSSPEWTDRIKHKLKHVPQSKDGIFWMSWQDFQIHFRSIYICRVYPPEMRYSVHGRWLGESAGGCQDYDTWHQNPQFRLTATGQDASLPIHVFITLTQGVGFSRTTAGFRNYQSSHDSLMFYIGMRILKTRGRRAGFNIYLHESVGGTDYVNSREISCEMVLEPEPKGYTIVPTTIHPEQEAPFVLSVFTKASITLEAL